One window from the genome of Campylobacter concisus encodes:
- a CDS encoding DUF6803 family protein: MVMTHYMELLSLNQPYNLILFMVIPVGLTELLVAMEFLTMYHMDSGKNAGYKAVGKFAGIVLGVYFTALVIYFMAKIYPSIKWRGYADVIAVYSYLISVIPLLGIALLELNLIYKNASEKAKLKLHFFLLIFALIVAHVAMIFGMVDPTITGYKAENGEMGMHMNMPMNMPADMPMHDHHKMMQNMGEMHMNMMMQNMSDDNSTNMHMHH, from the coding sequence ATGGTAATGACACACTACATGGAGCTTTTATCGCTCAATCAACCTTACAATCTAATCCTCTTCATGGTGATACCTGTGGGGCTTACGGAGCTTTTAGTGGCGATGGAGTTTCTCACTATGTATCACATGGATAGCGGTAAAAATGCTGGCTATAAGGCTGTTGGCAAATTTGCTGGCATAGTGCTTGGGGTCTATTTTACAGCTCTTGTGATCTATTTTATGGCAAAAATTTATCCAAGTATAAAATGGCGTGGATATGCCGATGTCATCGCTGTCTACTCATATCTCATCAGCGTCATACCACTTCTTGGCATCGCGCTTTTAGAGCTAAATTTGATCTACAAAAACGCAAGCGAAAAGGCAAAGCTAAAGCTTCACTTTTTCCTACTCATATTTGCCTTGATCGTCGCACACGTCGCAATGATATTTGGCATGGTTGATCCTACCATAACTGGCTACAAGGCTGAAAACGGTGAGATGGGTATGCATATGAATATGCCAATGAACATGCCAGCAGATATGCCAATGCACGATCACCACAAGATGATGCAAAATATGGGTGAGATGCATATGAATATGATGATGCAAAATATGAGTGATGATAACTCAACTAATATGCACATGCATCACTAA
- a CDS encoding ribonuclease domain-containing protein, whose protein sequence is MNKRLLPALVAFVIAVIVGTFFFSNNGSEANKNAQILLEQLNKEGQKSQSLAENGSYTSKDEVALYIYKFNKLPKNFITKKEALELGWDAKSGNLWQISGGKSIGGDRFSNREKRLPEADGRKWFECDVNYNGGRRGAERILYSNDGLIYYTPDHYEHFYLLYEKRMQ, encoded by the coding sequence TTGAATAAAAGACTTTTGCCAGCCTTAGTCGCCTTTGTAATAGCCGTAATTGTTGGCACTTTCTTTTTCTCAAATAATGGTAGTGAGGCAAATAAAAACGCTCAAATTTTACTTGAACAGCTAAACAAAGAGGGGCAAAAGAGCCAGAGCCTTGCAGAAAACGGCTCATACACTTCAAAAGATGAGGTCGCTCTTTATATCTATAAATTTAACAAGCTTCCAAAGAATTTCATAACCAAAAAAGAGGCACTTGAACTTGGCTGGGACGCAAAAAGTGGAAATTTATGGCAGATAAGCGGCGGCAAAAGTATCGGCGGAGATAGATTTTCAAACAGAGAAAAGAGGCTACCTGAAGCTGATGGCAGAAAGTGGTTTGAGTGCGATGTAAATTATAATGGTGGCAGGCGCGGCGCTGAGAGAATTTTATACTCAAACGACGGACTTATCTACTACACGCCTGATCACTACGAGCATTTTTACCTGCTTTATGAAAAGAGGATGCAATGA
- the upp gene encoding uracil phosphoribosyltransferase → MQNVKLISHPLIEHKLTILRDKNTQPFQFRMLVDEISYLMIFEATRNLKVKDVKVQTPVAVADAKRLTTKVMICPILRAALGMLDSVFTIIPDASVGFLGFQRNEETAQAEFFYAKLPKDAKERMAIIIDPMFATGGTAIDAVKFLREKGVKEIKFISIIAAPEGLKRFSEIYPDVEVYTASIDEKLNEKNYIVPGLGDAGDRVFNTL, encoded by the coding sequence ATGCAAAACGTGAAGCTCATCTCACACCCACTGATCGAGCATAAATTAACCATTCTACGTGATAAAAACACCCAGCCTTTTCAGTTTCGCATGCTAGTTGATGAGATTAGCTACCTTATGATCTTTGAGGCGACTAGAAATTTAAAGGTAAAAGATGTCAAAGTCCAAACTCCAGTTGCGGTGGCAGACGCAAAAAGACTAACTACAAAGGTGATGATATGCCCTATTTTAAGGGCTGCTCTTGGCATGCTTGATAGCGTCTTTACCATCATACCAGATGCGAGTGTTGGCTTTTTGGGCTTTCAGCGAAACGAAGAGACAGCGCAGGCTGAGTTTTTCTACGCAAAGCTTCCAAAAGACGCAAAAGAGCGCATGGCTATCATCATCGATCCTATGTTTGCAACTGGCGGCACGGCGATAGATGCGGTCAAATTCTTGCGTGAAAAGGGCGTTAAAGAGATCAAATTTATCTCTATCATCGCTGCACCTGAGGGGCTAAAGAGATTTAGTGAAATTTACCCAGACGTCGAGGTCTATACAGCATCGATCGATGAGAAATTAAACGAGAAAAACTACATCGTTCCAGGTCTTGGCGATGCTGGTGATAGAGTTTTTAACACACTTTAA
- a CDS encoding TorD/DmsD family molecular chaperone — protein sequence MDKNIIKARSYFYEFLAYPMFFYTNDEKFSRWKEQLKYLSANPLSEDSDAAFKNLDKFSFEEFSKEQNDVLFGFTNIPLSASFYEEGRDNGAARLRVIECLKLSPYRRDSELCKDSEDYVGFIFLAMATFLKDEFNDAKNISNKLFSETLNLFVDEFGSLLLAHKEANFFKSYTIILKDFIDLERSILNVEAPAKPKGDSVAMAALKKEPFQSKMPTFKTKLHWEEFSPVISHEFKD from the coding sequence ATGGATAAAAACATCATAAAAGCAAGATCATATTTTTACGAATTTCTAGCATATCCTATGTTTTTTTACACAAATGATGAGAAATTTTCAAGGTGGAAAGAGCAGCTAAAATACTTAAGCGCAAATCCTTTGAGCGAGGATAGTGATGCTGCGTTTAAAAATTTAGATAAATTTAGCTTTGAAGAATTTTCAAAAGAACAAAATGACGTTCTTTTTGGCTTTACAAATATCCCCTTAAGTGCTTCATTTTATGAAGAGGGCAGAGATAACGGAGCAGCTAGGCTTAGGGTTATTGAATGTTTAAAACTAAGCCCATATAGACGTGATAGCGAGCTTTGCAAAGATAGCGAGGACTACGTTGGATTTATATTTTTAGCGATGGCTACATTTTTAAAAGATGAGTTTAATGATGCAAAAAATATTAGCAATAAGCTATTTTCTGAGACCTTAAATTTATTTGTAGATGAGTTTGGCTCGCTACTTTTGGCTCACAAAGAGGCAAATTTCTTTAAATCATATACTATTATTTTAAAAGATTTCATCGACCTTGAACGCTCTATACTAAACGTAGAAGCACCGGCTAAGCCAAAAGGCGATAGTGTCGCCATGGCAGCTCTTAAGAAAGAGCCATTTCAAAGCAAGATGCCAACATTTAAAACAAAGCTTCATTGGGAGGAATTTTCTCCAGTCATCTCACACGAGTTTAAAGACTAG
- a CDS encoding barstar family protein, producing MKIVILDAKKMLEKEKMHEYFAKKFDLPEYYGKNLDALFDCLCEINEPMLIKLKNENSLDDDTKESLTRLFRDVCNENELVKFELVKDEK from the coding sequence ATGAAAATCGTGATCTTAGATGCCAAAAAGATGCTCGAAAAAGAAAAAATGCATGAGTATTTTGCTAAGAAATTTGACCTGCCAGAGTACTACGGCAAAAATTTAGACGCACTCTTTGACTGCCTTTGCGAGATAAATGAGCCAATGCTTATAAAGCTAAAAAATGAAAATTCTTTGGATGATGACACAAAAGAGAGCTTGACTCGGCTATTTCGTGATGTTTGCAACGAAAACGAGCTAGTTAAATTTGAGCTTGTAAAAGATGAAAAATGA
- a CDS encoding 4Fe-4S dicluster domain-containing protein — translation MKEFGFYNDFDDTLMLNEQIEINNEKEEYLVSNSPKLKANITAPEINFYLKNTTASVLEKAKNTLLLYEARATAFDMAKDVDYEKEVGKNVVIVSNSGREELANLLKENGYKVIELTHFEVKFIYGAAGELSVLVLRANDEFEVDCDFFLVENARDYMLKQSGCYEIAGLKDEAVLKILNEKTPKFKYKSLTQYDSSICQYHERRNEICGRCVDVCPTVAILKEDETKHLIFSQIDCVNCGNCISVCPSGSLDSTLMPQNSFATIAKLYKGKIPLIISNETNLDELNISLPENVLPFFISAPHMLNQAHLITLLQESGASAILFSKTLGKGEKDAISILNQIYELKFKETAIYHAKDKNELEDVLKKAKFIADSQHTINEYALPKREIFAKRLEFLVGSEDLGVVKSGEMIRYGDVKINTDSCTLCLSCVGACNVSALVADKKTNSILFNPSVCTACGYCELSCAEKDTISLEIGKISLKPEFFTYNELARDELFACVECGKEFATKKAVEKIATIMQPRFGNDRVKIKALYCCADCKAKLMVQAQINAMKEDLLNG, via the coding sequence ATGAAAGAATTTGGCTTTTATAACGATTTTGACGATACTTTAATGCTAAATGAACAGATAGAAATAAATAATGAAAAGGAAGAATATTTAGTTTCTAACTCGCCAAAGCTTAAAGCAAACATTACCGCACCTGAGATAAATTTTTATCTAAAAAATACAACTGCAAGCGTCTTAGAAAAAGCTAAAAATACACTTTTGCTTTATGAAGCAAGAGCAACTGCATTTGACATGGCAAAGGATGTTGATTACGAAAAAGAAGTCGGAAAAAACGTCGTAATAGTAAGCAACTCAGGCCGTGAGGAGCTAGCAAATTTATTAAAAGAAAATGGCTATAAAGTCATTGAATTAACGCATTTTGAAGTGAAATTTATTTATGGCGCAGCTGGCGAACTTAGTGTTTTGGTACTTAGAGCAAATGACGAATTTGAGGTCGATTGTGACTTTTTCTTGGTTGAAAACGCAAGGGATTATATGCTAAAGCAAAGCGGCTGTTATGAAATAGCTGGGCTAAAAGACGAAGCTGTGCTTAAAATTTTAAATGAAAAAACTCCAAAATTTAAGTACAAAAGCCTAACTCAATATGACTCTTCGATCTGTCAATATCACGAACGACGAAATGAAATTTGTGGACGCTGTGTTGATGTTTGTCCAACTGTAGCCATTTTAAAAGAAGACGAGACAAAGCATCTTATTTTCTCACAAATCGATTGTGTAAATTGTGGCAACTGCATTAGCGTCTGCCCTAGCGGATCTCTTGACTCTACACTTATGCCACAAAACTCATTTGCTACTATTGCCAAACTTTACAAAGGTAAAATTCCACTAATAATCTCTAATGAAACAAATTTAGATGAGCTAAATATAAGCCTACCTGAAAATGTCCTGCCTTTTTTCATATCAGCGCCACATATGTTAAATCAAGCGCATCTTATTACATTGCTTCAAGAAAGTGGTGCGAGCGCGATTTTATTTAGCAAAACTCTTGGCAAAGGCGAAAAAGACGCCATTAGCATCTTAAATCAAATTTATGAGCTTAAATTTAAAGAGACGGCGATCTATCACGCTAAAGATAAAAATGAGCTTGAAGATGTGCTCAAAAAGGCAAAATTTATAGCTGACTCACAACACACGATAAACGAATATGCCTTGCCAAAAAGAGAAATTTTTGCAAAAAGGCTCGAGTTTTTAGTAGGTAGCGAAGATCTTGGCGTGGTAAAAAGCGGTGAGATGATAAGATATGGCGATGTCAAGATAAACACTGATAGCTGTACACTTTGTCTAAGTTGCGTTGGCGCTTGTAACGTAAGTGCGCTAGTGGCTGATAAAAAGACAAATTCGATTTTATTTAATCCAAGCGTCTGTACAGCTTGCGGATACTGCGAACTAAGCTGTGCTGAAAAAGATACCATAAGCCTTGAGATTGGAAAAATTTCTCTTAAGCCTGAGTTTTTTACCTATAATGAACTGGCACGAGATGAGCTTTTTGCCTGTGTTGAGTGCGGAAAAGAGTTTGCGACTAAAAAAGCGGTCGAAAAGATCGCAACTATAATGCAACCAAGATTTGGCAACGATAGGGTTAAGATAAAAGCGCTTTACTGCTGTGCTGACTGTAAGGCCAAACTAATGGTTCAAGCCCAAATAAACGCGATGAAAGAGGATTTATTAAATGGATAA
- a CDS encoding MqnA/MqnD/SBP family protein: MIFGKIDYLNLLPFHVFLKSAPLSSQIKKAIEFKKGVPSKLNRALNARKIDAAVISSIASKKANLKKLNFGIVAKKDVKSVLVRKNSAPKPDPASASSNALAKVLKLNGEVIIGDRALKAYLSEGKECFYDLGKIWHEKTNLPFVFGRFSYVKNGSFYKKLVAKFLQKNVKIPNYILAQYAKSRGISEQDIKWYLKFISYKIGPKEQKSLRKFFKENRLLKVAKRIKFL, translated from the coding sequence ATGATATTTGGAAAGATTGATTATCTAAATTTACTCCCATTTCACGTTTTTTTAAAATCAGCCCCACTAAGCTCTCAGATAAAAAAGGCGATCGAGTTTAAAAAGGGCGTGCCAAGCAAGCTAAATAGAGCCCTAAACGCTAGAAAAATCGACGCTGCGGTGATCTCAAGCATAGCTAGCAAAAAGGCAAATTTAAAGAAGCTAAATTTTGGAATAGTCGCCAAAAAAGATGTAAAAAGCGTGCTTGTGCGAAAGAACTCAGCCCCAAAGCCAGATCCTGCCTCAGCCAGCTCAAACGCCCTAGCCAAGGTGCTTAAACTAAATGGAGAGGTGATCATAGGCGACAGGGCGCTAAAGGCATACTTAAGCGAGGGTAAAGAGTGCTTTTATGATCTTGGTAAAATTTGGCACGAAAAGACAAATTTGCCATTTGTTTTTGGTAGATTTTCTTACGTAAAAAATGGCTCGTTTTACAAAAAACTGGTCGCAAAATTTCTACAAAAAAATGTAAAGATCCCAAACTATATCTTAGCCCAGTATGCTAAAAGTCGCGGCATAAGTGAGCAAGATATCAAGTGGTATTTGAAATTTATAAGCTACAAAATAGGTCCAAAAGAGCAAAAATCACTCAGAAAATTTTTTAAAGAAAATAGATTATTAAAAGTAGCAAAAAGAATTAAATTTTTATAG